Proteins encoded within one genomic window of Komagataella phaffii GS115 chromosome 3, complete sequence:
- a CDS encoding Actin-associated protein — protein sequence MKVDWNDVKENVIRAPQIFLQRTNLASTNPSLIDDEIIGLQTNFKNLVTNCKHLQVSLKRYEESAKFMVECGLQTGQSLKSLVADTSKTRSEIDSLFLNKINQYNMVFQDCKPIVIEVLTSLNDRVGSRLKQLESHNKEVASLLRQREYALLDLNKEMLCLERLKAKGNLMTCKEQQKIFTTERKLTVCERNFTKLNRVIKQELPVYLVISKSIIENILQVIYFGTLTVFYELQNKLKSLERDINLHDADQSHYSTTTKNMELVSVFKAKHAPVALQVDSLKICHFYEKNLRNVASNIPSASTIVTNYSGLKIVQEDKDLVCVAGYNFEKINDQDLSFKRGDHIKVLKQEGSWWKGELNGKVGNFPSNYVELI from the coding sequence atgaagGTTGATTGGAATGACGTTAAGGAGAATGTCATTAGAGCTCctcaaatctttcttcagagGACCAATCTTGCCAGTACAAATCCATCTCtaattgatgatgaaataATCGGATTGCaaaccaacttcaaaaacttaGTCACAAACTGCAAGCACCTTCaggtttctttgaagaggTACGAGGAATCTGCTAAGTTTATGGTGGAATGTGGGTTACAAACTGGTCAAAGTCTTAAAAGTCTAGTTGCGGATACATCGAAAACTCGAAGTGAAATTGACAGTTTATTTCTCAACAAGATCAATCAGTACAATATGGTATTCCAAGATTGCAAACCAATTGTCATAGAAGTTTTGACTTCCTTGAATGATAGAGTTGGAAGCAGATTGAAACAGTTGGAATCTCATAATAAAGAAGTAGCAAGCTTGCTTAGACAACGAGAATATGCACTTTTGGACCTAAATAAAGAAATGCTATGTCTTGAAAGATTAAAAGCTAAAGGCAATTTAATGACTTGCAAAGAGCAGCAGAAAATCTTCACAACAGAAAGGAAGTTAACAGTATGTGAAAGAAACTTTACCAAACTAAACAGAGTGATTAAGCAAGAGCTTCCTGTCTATTTGGTGATTTCCAAGAGTATAATTGAGAACATTCTCCAAGTGATCTATTTCGGCACATTGACAGTATTTTATGAACTACAGAACAAGCTCAAGTCCTTAGAACGTGATATTAACCTTCATGATGCGGACCAAAGTCATTATAgtacaacaacaaaaaacaTGGAATTAGTTTCCGTATTTAAGGCCAAACATGCGCCAGTCGCTCTTCAAGTTGATTCCCTGAAAATATGTCATTTCTACGAGAAGAATCTACGAAATGTGGCCTCTAATATCCCTTCAGCTTCGACTATTGTTACAAATTATTCAGGTCTAAAAATCGTACAGGAAGATAAGGATTTAGTATGTGTTGCAGGGtataattttgaaaagattaatgATCAAGACCTATCGTTCAAAAGGGGTGATCATATTAAGGTACTCAAACAAGAGGGTTCATGGTGGAAAGGAGAATTGAACGGGAAAGTTGGGAATTTCCCCTCTAATTATGTCGAATTAATTTGA
- a CDS encoding Zinc finger transcriptional activator of the Zn2Cys6 family — protein sequence MPGTYKFRRSYKACLNCKIRKVKCDLGPLDNQNEPPCAKCRREKKECVFPESRNRKRRSVVENQDQEYNQELYPHEKSRRTSQEASESHKYTSSNLGHPGPVFPPPSNINNLLNNSERNHYENHPPPMSQRLTVPSVTHNRKLKDDSNSSSTSELNNLDFKTSQGTMVFLASAAGEIARADERDHIDALKRHQQLETSFSQTQNLQQDMHGTRGESTSNQSADERHTMPPLESSSSVRPKPSSTLADIDYIGPTKVLTETQARRLISLFFNTMHPFFPHIPSEMHSADCLAGYPILLCAILTISARYHKLDENDDASSSNNIQVHEQLWVYCQRLISQTVWAEASTRSIGTVFAFLLFTEWNPRAIHWRWSDYANSDTGELAPLKEVVLAAEEGGSVTGLDAMRRSDRMAWMLIGSSVRLAQDMGFVEHDSGVFLATHIAEINTAMNINRRSMLTSSLHEIDILDHDSQDPSFENEPLDLVVIKEKQKRNMVNPDDDRPNSQPVTNHLKFTKMQMAKLELLQITSICYESLYGKDPKFSGLDKHQNLALLDILSPLLESWYRRYHRLLVPSSPSYLAHNNPRKQFLNQSPEFYAELAILLDRESLIFDYYYAKLYIFSLALSPEISKSSISSRKQKQMKLDDIAKSSKYVEMAFNAAKEMLSVTHRTHKLRILRFMPVRWLTRIVRAVAFVVKCYLTLTSPVPIAPREFNPSNILHDAVNSFNGSKTDDTSSNYQSAMFSVIPLDEIIAVIQRAAISLREASPDELHLCTRYSTILMYLCTQMKARNKNNGKVIDYEAEIQNAYKDAEKVRQSGLDSPANGLSPYASERSSKQKDHHYNLTEPINSPSQENTYDDNFSQMMNPSETVFNWFSNNDFGVGLEFVDAWTQELEQDYLQKISENPGNSAGNS from the coding sequence ATGCCTGGCACCTACAAGTTTCGCCGAAGCTACAAGGCTTGTCTTAACTGCAAGATACGGAAAGTCAAATGCGATCTTGGCCCGCTAGACAATCAGAACGAACCTCCTTGTGCGAAATGTCGtagagagaagaaagagtGTGTCTTTCCGGAatcaagaaacagaaagagaCGATCTGTGGTTGAAAATCAAGACCAGGAATACAACCAAGAACTGTATCCTCATGAAAAGTCTAGAAGGACCTCTCAAGAAGCATCAGAATCTCACAAATATACATCAAGCAATCTCGGACACCCTGGTCCAGTTTTTCCTCCTCCCTCCAACATTAACAATCTACTTAACAACTCAGAAAGAAATCACTATGAGAATCATCCACCACCCATGTCTCAACGTTTAACTGTGCCATCGGTAACCCATAATAGAAAGTTGAAAGACGATTCCAACAGCTCCTCCACCTCTGAATTAAATAACTTGgatttcaaaacttctcAAGGTACAATGGTTTTTCTAGCCTCTGCCGCTGGGGAGATCGCTCGTGCTGATGAAAGAGATCACATCGACGCCTTAAAACGTCATCAGCAGCTGGAAACGTCGTTTTCACAGACTCAAAATTTACAACAGGATATGCACGGGACCCGGGGCGAATCAACTTCGAACCAGTCCGCTGATGAAAGACACACAATGCCACCATTAGAGAGTTCGTCTAGCGTTAGACCTAAGCCTTCAAGTACATTAGCAGACATAGACTACATTGGCCCAACAAAAGTCTTGACAGAGACCCAAGCTCGCCGCCTGATCAGTTTATTTTTTAACACTATGCACCCATTTTTTCCTCATATACCTTCTGAAATGCATAGCGCCGATTGTTTGGCAGGATATCCTATTCTTTTATGTGCTATCTTAACCATAAGTGCGCGGTATCACAAATTAGACGAAAACGATGATGCTTCATCGTCAAATAATATTCAAGTTCATGAGCAACTGTGGGTATATTGCCAGAGGCTTATTTCACAAACAGTTTGGGCAGAGGCATCGACTCGTTCTATAGGCACTGTGTTCGCCTTCTTACTTTTTACGGAATGGAACCCAAGGGCTATACATTGGCGCTGGTCTGATTATGCAAATTCTGATACCGGAGAGCTTGCCCCTCTAAAAGAGGTTGTCCTTGCTGCAGAAGAAGGTGGAAGTGTTACTGGACTTGATGCGATGCGGCGTAGCGATAGAATGGCATGGATGTTGATAGGATCTAGTGTTCGTTTGGCCCAGGACATGGGTTTTGTAGAGCATGATTCGGGTGTCTTCCTGGCTACCCATATTGCCGAAATAAACACAGCTATGAACATAAACAGAAGATCAATGCTGACTAGCTCGCTGcatgaaattgatattTTGGATCACGACAGTCAAGATCCTTCTTTCGAAAATGAACCATTGGACCTAGTTGTaatcaaggaaaaacagaaaagaaatatgGTAAACCCTGATGATGATAGGCCTAATTCACAGCCCGTCACCAACCATTTAAAGTTTACAAAGATGCAGATGGCTAAGCTAGAGTTGTTGCAGATTACGTCCATTTGTTACGAGTCGCTATACGGAAAAGACCCCAAGTTTAGTGGTCTGGATAAGCATCAAAATCTAGCATTATTGGATATTCTGTCCCCTCTCTTGGAGAGTTGGTACCGAAGGTATCACAGATTATTAGTACCTTCTAGTCCTTCCTATCTGGCCCACAATAACCCAAGAAAACAGTTCTTGAATCAGTCTCCAGAATTTTATGCCGAATTAGCCATTTTGCTGGATAGAGAGTCTCTGATTTTTGATTATTACTATGCAAAGTTATacattttttctttggcattGTCTCCTGAAATCTCGAAGTCTAGTATATCATCAAGGAAACAAAAGCAGATGAAACTTGATGACATAGCTAAATCCTCAAAGTACGTTGAAATGGCTTTTAATGCTGCCAAAGAAATGCTATCAGTTACACACCGAACCCATAAGTTACGAATCCTAAGGTTTATGCCGGTTAGATGGCTAACCAGGATTGTTCGTGCCGTAGCTTTCGTGGTGAAATGCTATTTAACCTTAACTTCCCCAGTTCCCATTGCTCCTAGAGAGTTCAACCCTAGTAACATTTTGCACGATGCagtcaattctttcaatggaaGCAAGACAGATGACACTAGTAGCAACTACCAAAGTGCAATGTTTTCTGTTATTCCACTGGATGAGATTATTGCTGTCATTCAAAGAGCTGCTATTTCCTTGAGAGAAGCATCACCGGATGAGTTACATCTCTGTACACGTTATAGTACTATTCTCATGTACCTTTGCACCCAAATGAAAGCCCGCAATAAAAACAATGGTAAAGTGATAGACTATGAGGCAGAAATTCAAAACGCGTATAAGGATGCTGAGAAAGTTAGACAGAGTGGCCTTGATAGCCCTGCCAATGGCTTGTCTCCATATGCAAGCGAGAGATCATCGAAACAGAAAGATCATCACTACAACTTGACAGAGCCCATAAATTCTCCTTCGCAGGAGAATACTTATGATGATAACTTTTCACAAATGATGAACCCTTCCGAAACAGTATTCAACTGGTTCTCTAATAATGACTTTGGTGTAGGATTAGAATTTGTGGATGCATGGACTCAAGAACTGGAACAAGactatcttcaaaaaatttcagagaaTCCGGGCAATTCGGCAGGCAATAGTTAA